In Erigeron canadensis isolate Cc75 chromosome 7, C_canadensis_v1, whole genome shotgun sequence, one DNA window encodes the following:
- the LOC122609190 gene encoding protein ALP1-like gives MRDYFVEDSKFDEPFFRHRFRMSKRLFLKIVGDIEANFSYFQEGYDARGKKSCSALQKCTSAIKQLSTGEPSNAYDEYLCMAARTGRETMEYFCDAVVNFYQKEFLRRPTSHDVTLITQAHEERHYIPGMLGSLGCTHIEWRMCPRHLKGQYTRGDHKVPTIMIECVASYDLWIWHLFFGPAGLNNDVNVLQQSPLFQNERNGSAPDSSFSVNGHDYKRVYYLTDGIYPRWVAFVKAYSHPVEQDEKKFKRLQEVARKDVERAFGVIKGKWKILDRPLRLWTKEKIKKVAVACTILHNMIIKDNERTISPVHIMDPPVPRVYNPKANRETMDENVHHRLQYDLTAHVSALDLSFLDDPAIQPPSVASLI, from the coding sequence ATGCGTGACTACTTCGTTGAAGACTCAAAGTTTGACGAACCATTTTTTCGTCATCGTTTTCGCATGAGcaagaggttatttttgaagattgttggtgatattgaagCTAACTTTAGTTACTTTCAAGAGGGGTACGACGCACGGGGTAAAAAAAGTTGCAGCGCCCTTCAAAAGTGCACATCGGCGATCAAGCAACTGTCTACGGGTGAACCTTCAAACGCGTATGACGAGTATTTATGTATGGCTGCTAGAACGGGACGCGAGACCATGGAGTACTTTTGTGATGCGGTCGTCAATTTTTATCAAAAGGAGTTCTTACGTAGGCCGACATCTCATGACGTTACTCTCATCACAcaagctcatgaagaaagacacTACATTCCAGGAATGCTTGGTAGTCTTGGTTGTACACACATCGAATGGAGGATGTGCCCTAGACACTTAAAAGGGCAATACACGAGGGGTGATCACAAGGTACCTACTATTATGATTGAATGTGTTGCTTCTTatgacttgtggatttggcatttGTTTTTCGGTCCTGCTGGATTGAACAACGATGTCAATGTTTTGCAGCAGTCGCCGTTGTTTCAAAACGAACGTAATGGATCCGCGCCAGACAGTTCATTTAGCGTAAATGGACATGATTACAAGCGCGTTTACTACCTTACCGATGGAATCTATCCTAGGTGGGTTGCATTTGTTAAAGCTTATTCTCATCCAGTGGAACAAgatgaaaagaaatttaaaagactaCAAGAGGTtgcaagaaaggatgttgaGCGAGCGTTTGGTGTTATCAAGGGAAAATGGAAGATCTTGGACCGTCCCCTCCGGCTATGGACAAAGGAGAAGATCAAAAAAGTCGCCGTTGCGTGTACTATactacacaacatgatcatcaaAGACAACGAGCGGACAATATCACCGGTTCATATTATGGATCCACCGGTGCCAAGAGTTTATAACCCGAAAGCAAACCGGGAGACAATGGATGAGAACGTGCATCATCGACTCCAATATGATCTCACGGCGCATGTATCGGCTTTAGATTTATCATTCCTTGACGATCCAGCGATACAGCCACCATCAGTTGCGAGTTTGATTTAG